Proteins encoded within one genomic window of Leptolyngbya sp. FACHB-261:
- a CDS encoding tol-pal system YbgF family protein, whose protein sequence is MTAPIDLPSPQSPKRSWGTLAKLTLLTAVVGTLGIGFQVQHQVRDALGRDLVWYRYGAPESLYQRSDRWFPLTYPVLARWSQSENPVQRGYALAALLRHGQPYTTWWLNSQLKRNPEDLTFSSLITDLVTSQPVEGWQQAFGLDRPETQQRLIQLAIAHLRDQNPWQQFNTDFLRTLAEQGLSAQVWPQVLTAAQSAKPEQAQVLLDVFPYELQGVPNDLAEQVKRLKASLPTPADQSGSWDVLQKFQNIENLSGQSVIALYQKLSASEQQALLNDAANLPPGLPESLRLLLTQLVQDQRNPNRLLAAAVLLSQKDPQGRDVVEAAANGDLKTLNSIQNYYLLLQVAQTFPDSRFAQGCRDYAAIRGGTYFGDYRPYSYEAREVHRQLPAAEEEVRWRDWLKTYPDHPGADDAGYWLGRTLEWQGRRTEALKQFADLLVQPTGDGDMQYAIRSRFLMMLDVGSTNSDLEQFLKSNANHPLAAAIQYALALHSAREHHYSDALKLSQNLSLTEVSRNYLNNKLFDWSSEDPAQVQFDFEEQRQRWQTLNKLADLSQLQKRYALASAWANAEGWKNGYLVFYNGGRTGELAFGIYSNDKRDSQIIAEGYRSANHNAVALDLLWPLLKGQNVPADLVEKSRYLQVMLLYRQFVSYPPPETETMHPLPHFSAEVGADTSLYMPPTQPYAPKPNDPYFPTYQAEQGRDAWYVRQAAHITKQLITQFPNSRYGDDALLALYEMTGEAHYLDTLLSRFPGGDRSEEARAAQFAKQHSPDGQSWPLP, encoded by the coding sequence ATGACAGCACCTATCGATCTGCCCTCGCCTCAGTCTCCCAAGCGCTCTTGGGGAACCCTTGCCAAGCTCACGCTCCTCACTGCTGTAGTGGGGACATTGGGAATTGGGTTCCAGGTACAACATCAAGTTCGTGATGCGCTTGGACGAGATCTCGTGTGGTATCGATATGGTGCGCCAGAAAGTCTTTATCAACGCAGCGACCGCTGGTTCCCGCTCACTTATCCCGTTCTGGCTCGGTGGAGCCAGTCGGAGAATCCGGTTCAACGAGGCTATGCTTTAGCGGCCCTACTGCGTCACGGTCAGCCTTACACAACTTGGTGGTTGAACTCACAACTCAAACGCAACCCAGAAGACCTGACTTTCTCCTCTTTAATCACTGATTTGGTAACCAGCCAACCGGTCGAAGGCTGGCAGCAGGCATTCGGCCTCGACCGACCCGAAACTCAGCAGCGCTTAATTCAGCTTGCCATTGCGCATCTCAGAGATCAGAATCCGTGGCAACAGTTCAATACCGATTTTTTGCGCACTCTAGCTGAGCAGGGCTTAAGTGCGCAAGTCTGGCCGCAGGTGCTAACAGCGGCCCAATCGGCGAAACCGGAGCAGGCACAGGTGCTTCTGGACGTGTTTCCCTACGAACTCCAGGGTGTTCCCAATGATCTGGCCGAGCAGGTAAAGCGTCTCAAAGCCAGCCTACCCACGCCTGCGGATCAGAGCGGCTCTTGGGATGTCCTGCAAAAGTTTCAAAACATCGAGAATCTCAGCGGGCAGAGCGTGATCGCCCTTTACCAAAAGCTATCTGCCTCCGAGCAACAAGCCTTGCTCAACGATGCTGCCAACTTGCCCCCCGGTTTGCCAGAAAGTCTGCGCCTGCTGCTAACCCAACTCGTTCAAGATCAGCGCAATCCCAATCGCCTGCTAGCAGCAGCCGTCTTGCTTAGCCAGAAAGACCCTCAGGGCCGCGACGTTGTGGAAGCTGCCGCCAATGGCGATCTCAAAACCCTCAACTCGATCCAGAACTATTACCTGCTTCTGCAAGTTGCCCAGACCTTTCCCGATTCTCGCTTTGCACAAGGTTGCCGGGACTATGCAGCAATTCGGGGCGGCACCTACTTTGGCGACTACCGACCCTACAGCTATGAGGCTAGAGAGGTGCACCGGCAGTTACCCGCTGCTGAAGAAGAAGTCCGCTGGCGCGATTGGCTCAAAACCTATCCTGATCACCCTGGAGCCGATGACGCTGGTTACTGGCTAGGACGCACTCTAGAGTGGCAGGGCCGACGCACGGAAGCCCTCAAGCAATTTGCTGATCTGCTAGTGCAGCCCACTGGTGATGGCGATATGCAATACGCCATTCGCAGCCGCTTTCTAATGATGCTGGATGTTGGCAGTACCAACTCAGACCTAGAGCAGTTCCTGAAAAGTAATGCAAACCATCCTCTAGCTGCGGCTATTCAATATGCACTAGCCCTGCATTCAGCCCGTGAGCATCACTACTCTGATGCCCTCAAACTCAGCCAGAATCTTTCTCTTACAGAAGTCAGCCGCAATTATCTCAACAACAAACTATTCGATTGGAGCTCGGAAGATCCCGCTCAAGTCCAGTTTGACTTTGAAGAGCAGCGCCAACGCTGGCAAACGCTGAACAAGTTGGCGGACTTATCTCAACTACAAAAGCGTTATGCTCTGGCTTCTGCCTGGGCTAATGCTGAGGGTTGGAAAAATGGCTATTTAGTTTTCTATAACGGAGGGCGAACCGGAGAGTTGGCTTTTGGCATTTATTCCAACGACAAGCGCGATAGCCAAATTATTGCTGAGGGCTATCGCAGTGCCAATCATAATGCTGTTGCGCTAGACCTGCTATGGCCATTGTTGAAAGGGCAGAATGTGCCTGCTGACTTGGTTGAAAAGAGCCGCTACCTTCAGGTCATGCTGCTTTACCGACAGTTTGTGAGCTATCCGCCGCCTGAAACCGAGACCATGCACCCCTTGCCGCATTTCTCGGCAGAGGTCGGTGCGGACACCAGTCTCTACATGCCTCCAACTCAGCCTTATGCGCCCAAACCCAATGATCCCTATTTCCCAACCTACCAGGCAGAGCAGGGGCGAGATGCTTGGTATGTCCGTCAGGCAGCTCACATAACTAAACAGTTAATCACCCAATTTCCAAACAGTCGTTATGGCGATGATGCCTTACTAGCCCTCTACGAGATGACTGGCGAAGCTCACTATTTAGACACTTTGCTCAGCCGTTTTCCTGGAGGTGATCGCTCAGAAGAAGCGCGCGCTGCTCAGTTTGCAAAGCAACACTCGCCTGATGGTCAATCTTGGCCATTACCTTAA
- a CDS encoding shikimate kinase, translating into MSDHWLEAHHRISIVGTTGSGKTTLARQLSQTLGLPHVELDALHWDPNWTPAPIDQFRQRATQALSGDSWVVDGNYSTVRDLVWSRADTLVWLDYSLPVILRRLTQRTLQRVLLQKELWNGNRERWQVQFFSRDSIFLWALGTYRKGRHEYPVLLSKPEYAHLKVVHLGSPRMTEEWLASLVEK; encoded by the coding sequence ATGAGTGACCATTGGCTTGAAGCCCATCACCGTATTTCAATCGTCGGCACGACGGGTTCTGGCAAGACAACCCTGGCTCGTCAGCTCTCCCAAACGCTTGGCTTGCCCCATGTAGAACTGGATGCTTTGCACTGGGATCCCAACTGGACTCCGGCTCCCATTGACCAGTTTCGCCAACGGGCAACTCAAGCGCTCTCAGGCGATAGCTGGGTAGTGGATGGTAACTACAGTACCGTCCGCGATCTGGTCTGGAGCCGAGCTGATACCTTGGTATGGCTGGACTATTCTTTACCTGTAATTCTGCGCCGGTTAACTCAACGAACCTTGCAACGAGTGCTGCTGCAAAAAGAACTTTGGAATGGTAATCGAGAGCGTTGGCAAGTACAGTTTTTTAGTCGAGATTCTATTTTTCTATGGGCGCTGGGTACCTATCGCAAAGGACGGCACGAATACCCAGTCTTGCTCAGTAAGCCTGAATATGCGCACCTCAAAGTTGTACATTTAGGATCTCCAAGAATGACAGAAGAATGGTTGGCAAGTTTGGTTGAAAAATAG
- a CDS encoding TerB family tellurite resistance protein, with translation MTATSAERELLKILIGAAWLDGRIQPEERQYLYHLAHQQGLAEDPEIKPLLYELKAVTKRQCYEWVRVYLGDHPGATDCETLLEAVSALIYSDGEIAAEEARLLCSIQQTADAGPLDHLYENLLHNVRALYRNWISKPPNQG, from the coding sequence ATGACTGCCACCTCTGCTGAGCGGGAATTGCTGAAGATTTTGATTGGGGCTGCTTGGTTAGACGGACGCATTCAGCCCGAGGAGCGACAGTATCTCTATCACCTCGCTCATCAACAGGGCTTAGCCGAAGATCCGGAGATCAAGCCCCTGCTCTATGAATTGAAGGCAGTGACCAAGCGTCAGTGCTATGAGTGGGTGCGGGTGTATCTGGGCGACCATCCTGGTGCCACAGACTGCGAAACGCTTCTAGAAGCCGTGAGTGCTTTGATTTACAGTGATGGCGAAATTGCAGCTGAAGAGGCCCGCCTGCTCTGCTCCATTCAGCAAACTGCTGATGCAGGTCCCCTAGATCACCTCTACGAGAACCTGCTACACAACGTCCGAGCGCTTTATCGGAACTGGATCAGCAAACCCCCTAACCAAGGTTAA